The following coding sequences lie in one Arabidopsis thaliana chromosome 3, partial sequence genomic window:
- a CDS encoding Cupredoxin superfamily protein (Cupredoxin superfamily protein; FUNCTIONS IN: electron carrier activity, copper ion binding; LOCATED IN: anchored to membrane; EXPRESSED IN: 22 plant structures; EXPRESSED DURING: 12 growth stages; CONTAINS InterPro DOMAIN/s: Plastocyanin-like (InterPro:IPR003245), Cupredoxin (InterPro:IPR008972); BEST Arabidopsis thaliana protein match is: uclacyanin 1 (TAIR:AT2G32300.1); Has 1603 Blast hits to 1540 proteins in 96 species: Archae - 0; Bacteria - 21; Metazoa - 19; Fungi - 24; Plants - 1498; Viruses - 0; Other Eukaryotes - 41 (source: NCBI BLink).) has translation MKMQAVLVILVFSGLLSVKTALAARHVIGGSQGWEQSVDFDSWSSDQSFKVGDQIVFKYSELHSVVELGSETAYKSCDLGTSVNSLSSGNDVVKLSKTGTRYFACGTVGHCEQGMKIKVNVVSSDSKSASSPSGSGSGSDSGSGSGSSSGHGLRASTGYMFVVGSLVIGLIWAY, from the exons ATGAAAATGCAAGCAGTTCTTGTTATCTTGGTTTTCTCCGGTTTACTTTCGGTTAAGACAGCGTTAGCAGCACGACATGTGATCGGCGGGAGCCAAGGCTGGGAACAATccgttgattttgattcttggtCTTCTGATCAATCTTTCAAAGTCGGCGACCAAATCG tTTTTAAGTATTCAGAACTACACAGCGTTGTGGAGCTAGGAAGTGAAACAGCATACAAGAGTTGTGACCTGGGAACATCAGTTAATTCCTTAAGCTCTGGAAACGACGTCGTTAAGCTTTCTAAAACCGGTACTCGTTACTTCGCTTGTGGAACCGTTGGGCATTGCGAACAAGGCATGAAGATTAAAGTCAACGTTGTCTCTTCTGACTCCAAATCCGCTTCCTCTCCTTCAGGTTCAGGTTCGGGTTCGGATTCAGGGTCGGGTTCTGGATCTAGTTCAGGTCATGGGTTACGTGCTTCCACTGGATACATGTTCGTTGTTGGATCGTTGGTTATTGGTCTTATTTGGGCTTACTAA